In Paracoccus fistulariae, a single window of DNA contains:
- a CDS encoding ABC transporter permease, producing MGGTILSLALTLLGLLLVTFIIGRVMPVDPVLKVVGDRATQAQYDAAYQAMGLDQPLYIQFVRYLSDVLSGDFGRSISTGQLVVDDIRRVFPATVELATLGTLIGVLVGVPLGVIAAARRGGWIDQVARVVALIGYSMPIFWLGLMGLLIFYGILGWVGGPGRQGIIYDGMVPDVTGMILIDSLLARDWAAFRDAFSHIILPASLLGYYSLAYISRMTRSFMLEQLSAEYITTARVKGLPERKVIWRHAFRNIAIPLVTVIALSFGSLLEGSVLTEIIFSWPGLGQYITKALLAGDMNAVLGGTIVIGVCFVTLNLLSDLLYRVLDPRST from the coding sequence ATCGGCGGCACGATCCTGTCGCTGGCCCTGACGCTTCTGGGCCTGCTGCTGGTCACCTTCATTATCGGGCGCGTCATGCCCGTGGATCCGGTACTGAAAGTGGTCGGCGACCGCGCCACGCAGGCGCAATATGACGCCGCCTATCAGGCCATGGGTCTGGACCAGCCGCTTTATATTCAGTTCGTGCGCTATCTGTCGGATGTGCTCAGCGGCGATTTCGGTCGCTCGATCTCGACCGGGCAACTGGTGGTTGACGATATCAGGCGCGTCTTTCCGGCCACGGTCGAACTGGCCACATTGGGCACGTTGATCGGCGTTCTGGTCGGTGTGCCCCTGGGCGTCATCGCCGCCGCCCGTCGGGGCGGGTGGATCGATCAGGTCGCGCGGGTCGTTGCGCTGATCGGATATTCCATGCCGATCTTCTGGCTGGGCCTGATGGGTCTGCTGATCTTTTACGGCATCCTCGGCTGGGTCGGCGGGCCGGGCAGGCAGGGCATCATCTATGACGGCATGGTGCCCGATGTCACCGGCATGATCCTGATCGATTCCCTGCTGGCACGCGACTGGGCGGCGTTCAGGGACGCCTTCAGCCATATCATTCTGCCCGCCAGCCTGCTGGGCTATTACAGCCTGGCCTATATCAGCCGCATGACCCGCAGCTTCATGCTGGAACAGCTGTCGGCGGAATATATCACCACCGCCCGCGTCAAGGGCCTGCCAGAGCGCAAGGTGATCTGGCGACACGCCTTTCGCAATATCGCCATCCCGCTGGTCACCGTGATCGCGCTGTCCTTCGGATCGCTTCTGGAAGGGTCGGTCCTGACCGAGATCATCTTCAGCTGGCCCGGTCTGGGCCAATATATCACCAAGGCCCTTCTGGCCGGCGATATGAACGCCGTTCTGGGCGGCACGATCGTGATCGGCGTCTGCTTCGTGACACTGAACCTTCTCAGCGATCTGCTGTATCGCGTGCTGGATCCGAG
- a CDS encoding ABC transporter substrate-binding protein: MRHLLTPRAILLASALAIAPAAYAETPADTLVVAHAIDDIISLDPAQTFEFAGNDVNNNTYSRLVEFDPMDLDAGFQPSLAESWEVSDDGMSITFRIRDGVTFHSGNPVRAEDAAWSLQRAVKLDQTPSFILTQFGFTPENVDEKITFDDSSLTLHLDQPYAPSFVLNCLTAKVASVVDKELVMANAEGDDYGHAWLNTNEAGSGPYTLAGWRPNEAVQLTAYEDYFGGAPEMKRVIVRNIPESSAQRLLLEQGDIDVARSLSPTDVEGVSGADGVKIQDEPRGRMMYMGLNQKNELLSNPAMIEAMKYLVNYEGIAGTLLKGTFVPHQSFLPKGYLGALDDMPYSYDPEKAKQILTDAGITSGEITTNVRDLREYVDVAQALQASMAEVGITLNIQQMTGAQVLDAYRAREVPIFIGEWGPDYADPNTNAATFAYNPDNSDEAKATGLLAWRNAYAVPEAMGQATVAATLEQDTAKRADMYVELQKQYQAEAPLIPMFQRIEATGLRDNVENWNSGRAVTSAMYWQVTKGE; encoded by the coding sequence ATGCGACATCTGCTGACCCCGCGTGCGATTCTGTTGGCCTCGGCTTTGGCGATCGCGCCTGCCGCCTATGCGGAAACCCCCGCCGATACGCTGGTCGTTGCCCATGCGATTGACGACATCATCAGTCTTGATCCTGCGCAAACCTTTGAATTTGCGGGCAATGACGTCAATAACAACACCTATAGCCGCCTGGTCGAATTCGATCCGATGGATCTGGATGCGGGCTTTCAGCCCAGCCTTGCCGAAAGCTGGGAAGTCAGCGATGACGGCATGTCGATCACCTTCCGCATCCGCGACGGCGTGACCTTCCATTCCGGCAATCCGGTCCGGGCCGAGGATGCGGCCTGGTCGCTGCAACGCGCGGTCAAGCTGGACCAGACGCCTTCCTTCATCCTGACGCAATTCGGCTTTACCCCCGAAAATGTCGATGAAAAGATCACCTTCGATGACAGCAGCCTGACCCTGCATCTGGATCAGCCCTATGCGCCCAGCTTCGTGCTGAACTGCCTGACGGCCAAGGTCGCCAGCGTGGTGGACAAGGAACTGGTCATGGCCAATGCCGAGGGTGACGATTACGGCCATGCCTGGCTGAACACGAATGAGGCCGGTTCCGGCCCCTATACACTGGCCGGCTGGCGTCCGAATGAGGCCGTGCAACTGACCGCCTACGAGGATTATTTCGGCGGCGCGCCCGAGATGAAGCGCGTCATCGTGCGCAACATCCCCGAATCCAGCGCCCAGCGTCTGTTGCTGGAACAGGGCGATATCGACGTGGCGCGCAGCCTGTCGCCCACGGATGTCGAGGGCGTCTCGGGCGCCGATGGCGTCAAGATCCAGGACGAGCCGCGCGGCCGCATGATGTATATGGGCCTGAACCAGAAGAACGAGCTTCTGTCGAACCCGGCCATGATCGAGGCGATGAAATATCTGGTCAATTACGAAGGCATCGCGGGCACGCTGCTGAAGGGCACCTTCGTGCCGCATCAGTCCTTCCTGCCCAAGGGCTATCTGGGTGCGCTGGACGACATGCCCTATAGCTATGATCCCGAAAAGGCCAAGCAGATCCTGACCGATGCAGGCATCACCTCGGGCGAGATCACCACCAATGTCCGCGATCTGCGCGAATATGTCGATGTGGCGCAGGCGCTGCAGGCCTCGATGGCAGAGGTCGGGATCACGCTGAATATCCAGCAGATGACCGGCGCGCAGGTGCTGGACGCCTATCGCGCCCGCGAGGTGCCGATCTTCATCGGCGAATGGGGCCCGGATTACGCCGATCCCAACACCAATGCCGCGACCTTCGCCTATAACCCCGATAACAGCGATGAGGCGAAGGCGACCGGTCTGCTGGCATGGCGCAACGCCTATGCCGTGCCCGAGGCGATGGGCCAGGCCACCGTGGCCGCGACGCTGGAACAGGACACCGCCAAACGCGCCGACATGTATGTCGAGCTGCAAAAGCAGTATCAGGCCGAGGCGCCGCTGATCCCGATGTTCCAGCGGATCGAGGCCACCGGCCTGCGCGACAATGTCGAGAACTGGAACTCTGGCCGGGCGGTCACCTCGGCCATGTATTGGCAAGTGACCAAGGGCGAATAA
- a CDS encoding SURF1 family protein — translation MSLAILRGHAVFVTCAALATALFLGLGIWQVQRLGWKLDLIARVDARVTQDPVAAPGPADWAGLTPENAEYLPVQVSGRYVPDQDRLVQAVTERGAGFWVMTPLVADQGWTVLVNRGFVAADRRDDRPLPMGKVTVTGLLRMSQPDGAFLRDNDPAAGRWYSRDTAAMARQAGIQNAAPYFIDAQRISDAQPIGGLTIISFRNPHLSYALTWFAMAIGTIALTVFALRRTTRDPSEI, via the coding sequence GTGAGCCTTGCGATTTTGCGGGGGCATGCGGTCTTTGTGACCTGCGCTGCCCTTGCAACGGCGCTGTTTCTGGGCCTGGGCATCTGGCAGGTCCAGCGCCTTGGCTGGAAGCTGGATCTGATCGCGCGGGTGGATGCGCGCGTGACGCAGGATCCGGTTGCGGCCCCCGGTCCCGCCGATTGGGCGGGGTTGACCCCGGAAAATGCCGAATACCTGCCGGTGCAGGTCAGCGGCAGATATGTTCCGGATCAGGACAGGCTGGTTCAGGCCGTCACTGAACGTGGGGCGGGCTTCTGGGTGATGACGCCACTGGTCGCGGATCAGGGCTGGACGGTGCTGGTCAATCGCGGCTTCGTTGCCGCCGACCGGCGCGACGACCGGCCCCTGCCCATGGGCAAGGTGACGGTGACAGGCCTGTTGCGGATGAGCCAGCCTGACGGTGCCTTCCTGCGCGACAATGATCCGGCGGCAGGCCGCTGGTATTCGCGCGACACGGCAGCGATGGCGCGTCAGGCGGGGATCCAGAATGCCGCGCCCTATTTCATCGACGCACAGCGCATTTCGGACGCACAGCCGATCGGCGGGCTGACCATCATCAGCTTCCGCAACCCGCATCTCAGCTATGCGCTGACCTGGTTCGCCATGGCCATCGGCACAATCGCCCTGACCGTTTTTGCCCTGCGCCGCACCACGCGCGACCCGTCCGAGATCTGA
- the cyoD gene encoding cytochrome o ubiquinol oxidase subunit IV, translated as MSVHTQDAHHQTDDHAANGYDHGSYKSYFTGFVLSVILTAIPFAVVMSGGLESRLMTVLLVVGFAAVQIVVHMIYFLHMNTRSDEGWTFMSMVFTIIILVVVLAGSIWVMYHMNTNMMPTMDHEALGIGS; from the coding sequence ATGTCTGTACATACTCAGGACGCGCATCATCAGACCGATGACCATGCCGCCAACGGCTATGACCACGGCAGCTACAAATCCTATTTCACCGGGTTCGTGCTGTCGGTCATCCTGACGGCGATCCCCTTTGCCGTGGTCATGTCGGGCGGGCTGGAAAGCCGCCTGATGACCGTGCTGCTGGTGGTCGGGTTCGCCGCCGTGCAGATCGTGGTCCACATGATCTATTTCCTGCATATGAACACCCGCAGCGATGAGGGCTGGACCTTCATGTCGATGGTTTTCACCATCATCATCCTTGTGGTGGTTCTGGCTGGCTCGATCTGGGTCATGTATCACATGAACACGAATATGATGCCGACCATGGATCACGAGGCCCTAGGCATCGGATCGTGA
- the cyoC gene encoding cytochrome o ubiquinol oxidase subunit III, giving the protein MSAIHTTSPGEFWETDPHHHEEGASTGIGFWVYLMSDCLMFAVLFAVYGVLAGAFAAGPAPKDLFDLNLVALNTAFLLISSITFGFAMLAMFKGNKTSTLMWLGVTLLFGLAFLSVEIYEFSHLIHEGAGPQRSAFLSAFFALVGTHGLHVTFGSIWLVTLMVQIAQRGLIPANQRRMMCLSMFWHFLDVVWIGVFTFVYLIGMI; this is encoded by the coding sequence ATGAGCGCGATTCACACCACATCACCGGGTGAATTCTGGGAAACCGACCCCCATCACCATGAAGAGGGTGCCTCGACCGGTATCGGCTTCTGGGTCTACCTGATGAGCGATTGCCTGATGTTCGCGGTTCTGTTCGCGGTTTATGGCGTGCTTGCGGGGGCCTTTGCGGCCGGGCCCGCGCCGAAGGATTTGTTCGACCTGAACCTGGTTGCGCTGAACACTGCATTTCTGCTGATATCCTCGATCACCTTCGGTTTTGCCATGCTGGCGATGTTCAAGGGCAACAAGACCAGCACCCTGATGTGGCTGGGGGTGACGCTACTCTTTGGTCTGGCCTTCCTCTCGGTCGAGATCTACGAGTTCAGCCACCTGATCCACGAGGGCGCGGGACCGCAGCGTTCGGCCTTTCTGTCGGCCTTTTTCGCGCTGGTCGGCACACACGGCCTGCATGTGACCTTCGGGTCGATCTGGCTGGTGACGCTGATGGTGCAGATCGCGCAGCGCGGGCTGATCCCGGCGAACCAGCGGCGGATGATGTGCCTGTCGATGTTCTGGCACTTCCTTGATGTCGTCTGGATCGGCGTCTTTACCTTTGTCTATCTGATAGGGATGATCTGA